A window from Eubalaena glacialis isolate mEubGla1 chromosome 1, mEubGla1.1.hap2.+ XY, whole genome shotgun sequence encodes these proteins:
- the TMEM273 gene encoding transmembrane protein 273 — protein MDVGAAQVLATGQPAGAEIDVKYAITGIAVGFAISASFLALKICTIRKPLSDNDSSEQRGTNVGFNAPAQIYANSSNTESGTFPSICLLTLGNDFFPFCHQSG, from the exons ATGG ATGTTGGAGCAGCTCAAGTGTTAGCAACGGGCCAGCCTGCTGGGGCCGAAATTG ATGTCAAATACGCCATCACTGGGATTGCTGTGGGCTTCGCCATATCGGCCAGCTTCCTGGCCCTGAAGATCTGCACGATCAGGAAGCCCTTGTCTGATAATGATTCCTCCGAACAGAGAGGCACTAACGTGGGCTTCAATG CACCTGCTCAGATCTATGCAAACTCTTCGAATACAGAAAGTGGCACTTTCCCCTCGATATGCTTATTAACCTTGGGGAATGACTTCTTCCCTTTTTGTCACCAAAGTGGATGA